A single genomic interval of Magnetospirillum sp. WYHS-4 harbors:
- a CDS encoding EAL domain-containing protein, translating into MPDTISQPPPALKSERDRFVALAFCWADMILELDEAGVVQFSGGVVDAVLGRQPDDLKGLGFGDLVLPADRPLVAELLDAARHRGRIENVSIRLQGIRGPTAPLQFAGYFLPDLNRHFFLSFRVGPPAALRHPERELHRDTTSGLYRSDTFSEIACEALGATPVTRTPEAKDAPRALTLIQLDGFSDLQARLQPDAHRQLERTIGACLKAHAVDGDAAGVVAPGRYSLVHTAEVDVGDLEDKIANYARAADPEERGVDVGSATIAVDTHLVSEQDLATGLLHVINRFRKNEGPAFTLKKLSNNLSSLVGEAVRAVDLFKNLVLAGEFGMRFQPINHVETGRAHHFEVLASFPTAIGQGSPYRYITFAEETGLICDFDMAMVLKALDWLARENRLGRYRIAVNLSGHSIGVLSFVDELHRQLAQNTWAQRSLIFEITESARIHDLDAANRFIQSLRKRGHEVCLDDFGAGAANFQYLSALEVDVVKLDGEALKQAIAGPRGRAFLKALATLCTELGVDIIAEMVDDLAMFKFVKDCGIRYVQGYLFGKPSEDISVFGRGRRLDWMNS; encoded by the coding sequence ATGCCGGACACGATCAGCCAGCCACCTCCAGCCCTGAAATCGGAGCGGGATCGCTTCGTCGCCCTGGCATTCTGCTGGGCCGATATGATTCTTGAGCTGGATGAGGCCGGCGTCGTCCAGTTCTCCGGCGGCGTGGTCGATGCCGTTCTCGGCCGCCAGCCGGACGACCTGAAGGGCCTGGGCTTCGGGGATCTGGTTCTGCCCGCCGACCGACCGCTGGTGGCCGAACTTCTCGACGCGGCCCGCCATCGCGGCCGCATCGAGAATGTCTCCATCCGCCTCCAGGGAATACGCGGGCCGACGGCCCCCCTGCAATTCGCCGGCTATTTCCTGCCCGACCTGAATCGCCACTTCTTCCTGTCCTTCCGGGTTGGGCCGCCGGCTGCGCTCCGCCATCCGGAACGGGAACTGCACCGGGATACCACCTCGGGGCTCTATCGCAGCGACACCTTCTCCGAAATCGCCTGCGAGGCCCTGGGCGCTACCCCAGTCACCCGCACCCCGGAAGCCAAAGATGCCCCGCGGGCCCTCACCCTGATCCAGTTGGACGGCTTTTCGGACCTGCAGGCCCGCCTGCAGCCCGATGCCCACCGGCAACTGGAGAGAACCATCGGCGCCTGCCTGAAGGCCCATGCGGTGGACGGGGATGCCGCCGGCGTGGTGGCGCCGGGGCGCTACAGCTTGGTCCACACGGCCGAGGTGGACGTGGGCGACCTGGAAGACAAGATCGCCAATTACGCCCGCGCCGCCGACCCGGAGGAAAGAGGGGTCGATGTCGGTTCGGCTACCATCGCGGTCGATACCCATCTGGTCAGCGAACAGGATTTGGCGACCGGCCTATTGCACGTCATCAACCGTTTCCGCAAGAACGAGGGCCCGGCCTTCACCCTGAAGAAACTGTCGAACAACCTGTCGTCGCTGGTCGGCGAGGCGGTGCGGGCGGTGGACCTGTTCAAGAACCTGGTTCTGGCTGGCGAGTTCGGCATGCGCTTCCAGCCCATCAATCATGTGGAAACCGGCCGGGCGCACCATTTCGAGGTCCTGGCAAGTTTTCCCACCGCCATCGGCCAGGGCTCGCCCTACCGCTACATCACCTTCGCCGAGGAAACCGGCCTGATCTGCGACTTCGACATGGCGATGGTGCTCAAGGCCCTGGACTGGCTGGCCCGCGAAAACCGCCTGGGCCGGTACCGCATTGCCGTCAACTTGTCGGGCCATTCCATCGGAGTGCTGTCCTTCGTTGACGAACTGCACCGGCAGTTGGCCCAGAATACCTGGGCCCAGCGGTCCCTGATCTTCGAAATCACCGAGTCCGCCCGCATCCACGACCTGGATGCGGCTAACCGCTTCATCCAGAGCCTGCGCAAGCGCGGGCACGAGGTTTGCCTCGACGATTTCGGCGCCGGCGCCGCCAACTTCCAGTACCTCTCGGCCCTTGAGGTCGACGTCGTGAAACTGGACGGGGAAGCTCTGAAGCAAGCCATCGCCGGCCCGCGCGGCCGGGCCTTCCTCAAGGCATTGGCGACGCTTTGCACCGAACTGGGCGTCGACATCATCGCGGAGATGGTCGACGACCTCGCGATGTTCAAGTTCGTCAAGGACTGCGGTATCCGCTATGTCCAGGGCTACCTGTTCGGCAAGCCGTCCGAAGATATCTCGGTCTTCGGCCGGGGACGGCGCCTGGATTGGATGAATTCTTGA